TGTGTCTCCCCGTTTCTCAGCCCGTTCGGATAACCGGAGCCGTCCGGCCTCTCATGATGTTCCCTGACCACACGACACACCGGATCCGGCACGTCAGGCCAGTATTCCCGCAGGTAATATTCCCCTGCTATAGGATGGGCGTTAACCAGCTTCCGGTCATCGTCGCTCAAACAGGCTTTACTTACCAGCGCTGAAGGCCAGGTAATCTTGCCGCAGTCATGGAAGAAAGCCGCCTGGGTAAGCCATTCTAGCTCTTTTTCCTGCAGTCCTAGTGCACGGCCTACAGCTTCGGCGCACACCGCCGTGGCGATGGCGTGATAATACAGCGTCTCGTGCCAGGCCAGCATCTGCATGGCCAGCCTGTTCGGCCCCTGGTACTTCAACATCTCGGCCAGCCACCCGGGCAAGCCCGGGCGATGAAGAATGAGTGCGCGCACTTACGAGACCACCTTTCTTCAGGTTCTTTAAAGAAGAGAGAAAGCCGGGCACCCCCGGAAAAAGGGGTACCCGGCCTCATGCTCTTTTCCTGGCCCTGTTTTTACTGTTCCACGCAGCCGCGCAAGATGCATTACAGAACAGCCGGTCCGCTTTCACGGCGGAAAACTCTACGCCGCAATTAAGGCATCTGAACTGCCTCAAGGGTCTTTGTCTATCCGGCGGCACGAAACTGCCGTACAGGTATTCCCGGAAAGAGTGGATGAAGGCGCCCACGTCTACCGGCCCGTACTTACTGGCCTGGACGAGGCACCGGAAGAAAAGCTCAGCTAACTGCCGCTCGCGCTCGGTCAGGACATGCTCCACAGATATCACCACACATTTACCTTTTCCCATTCCCGAACAAACCCAGCAAAGCATCGAACTGCACACCCGGCCCCGCCATTCTCCCGGCCGTATTGCGGTCCACTTCCCCGCACAGAACCAACCTGCACAGCGCTCCCAACCGTACCTGGGGGTCGGGATCGTCCACCAAAAAGAGCGCCAGGTCCCCCGGACACTCCGGGTGGCGCACCGCGTGCCAGCGCATCTTCGGGTTTTCGGAGATGCGCCAAGGAAGCGAGTTTTTGCAGAACAGCGCCGTCCGATTCCATCAGCTTGTGTCCCTCCCCTGCAGTACTACGAACCAATCTTCATAAATGCTCCCTTGTGTCACAACCACTCCTTCAGCGTAAGGTGGCGCGTTCAATTGCGCCGCTCCTGCCGCCCCGTTACCGGAAAGTTGCATCCGCACCACCGTCCCGCTCGGGCAAACCGCCAGACTCGGGTCCGTCCAGAACTCCACGGCCCACCTGTTCACGGCGTTGCCGGACGGGTACATGGGGTTGCTCATCCCGTCCGGCAGTTTCGCCGGAATATTCACCGTAGCCGTCTTGTTTCCCTGAGGCCCGGTGTAGGGGAACGCCCAGGACACCGAGTTCAGCGGTCCTACGGAATCAACCAGAAGCACCACCTTCGCCCCGGCCTTGACTTTCGGGAGCTGGTTTGCCGTCATCCCCTGGGTAATGACGAAGTGTGTCGCCGGATTCTTCGGATCCGGTGAAACCTGACCTGCCGGCGGGCTGACGATCTGGGCCACCCTGGGCCGCTCGAAAGCATTCACGCAGAAATCCGCCCAGTTCGACCAGGGCGATTCAACCCCGGCCTGGTCCCATACTTTGATACGGTATTTGAACAAATAAGCTCCCGAAGCCCATAGCGGCCCGGGCACGTCCGGTGCCGTGCTTGTAGGTACGGTGTACTGGTTGCTACTGCTCGCCACCTTACCGCTGTCCAGCACCAGGGCCATGTCCGAAGCCCGGAATATCTGGACCTGGTATGCACTCTGGCTGTCCCCGGGGTCGGGGTCAGAGAATGTCCACGAAAGGGTAGGTGTCGTCGTGGTAAAGCACGTGCCGTAGCTCTGCGGTACTGGCGGGTTCGGCGCGCTGTCCGTGTCCAGTCTTACAGCCACGCCCCCGCGCGGGTTCGTCGCTATTTTCGGGGTAACGTTGGTGTCGGAAGTGACCAGCTCCGCCTTCCACTTCACCGCCCTGCCGGGACTGACCAAAACCCAGAGCTGTTTGTTGTCCACCGAAGGCAGGGCATCGTTTGCCGTGCCTATCTGGTTCCACGTGTTCCCGTTATCCGGAGACACTTCCAGCACCGTGCCCGAAGCCGTACCCCGAACACGCCACCGCTTGACCCAGTTGGTACCGTCCGCCGTGACGGACCAGGTTACCGAAGTGTTGTTCGGCAGCTCGTGGGCGGCTCTCACCCTAACGTGAGTCACGTTGTAGCCGGGGTCAAAGGCTTTCGAAACGGCCACCGCCGGGGAACGGTAGCCCGCGTTCTGCAAAATATCGGAGACTGTAACGGAAAGGGACGAGTTGTACACCAGCGAAGAGCCGTTCCACTGGTAGTATTTGACCTGGTTGCCGTCAACAATTATCCGGTCGTAAGAGCCCGGCCTTATGGCCACGGCGCGGGGGTTCGTCAGGCCCGAAGTGACCGAGAGGGCCGCGTTGTACCGGAGGGTCGTACCGTCGAAGGAATAGTGCTTCACCTGGGTGCCGTCTACTATTGCCACGTCGTACCCGTTCTGCGGATCAGCCACCGCGAAAGCCACCGGATTGATTAGCCCGGTCACAGTCAGGGCAGGATTCTCCACCATGCCCGAACCGCTGAAGCTGAACCAGCGCACCCTGTTCGGCTCCAGCACCACCGTATCGTATCCCCCGGAGGCCAGTGCTACGTCAATGGGGTTGCTCAGGGCCACAGAAGGCTCCAGCACGGTGTTCCTGGCCATGTTCGAGCCGGTGAAGCTGAAGTGCTGGACCTGGGCCCCCACCAGGGCGGCCACCTCTGACTGGCCCGCCGCACCCACGGCCAGCACACCAGTCAGCCCCGCCACAGAAAGGGCAGGATTGTAGGCCATGCCGGAGCCGGTGAAGGAGTAGTGCTTCAGGCCGGTTGAATCGGCCACCAGCACGTCCGGGTAGATGCCCCTGGCCGCCACCGCCAGAGGGTTGCTCACCCCGGAAACGTTGAGTACGGTGTTCTCCCGCATCTGGGTGCCGTCGAAGGAATAGTGCTTCACCCCGGAGGTGGTGAGCACCACGTAGTCATACTCCCCCGACTCCCAGAATCCCACCAGGTCGGGTACGGGCTTCGGGGGTAGCTTTATCTCCCGGTTCGCCGTGTCCACCGTGGCTGACGTAGAGGACGTGT
Above is a genomic segment from Desulfofundulus luciae containing:
- a CDS encoding glycoside hydrolase family 78 protein produces the protein MKNFKYLFFAIVSLLALALALFPRPSPAATDYTISPTDTPGTIDTSSTSATVDTANREIKLPPKPVPDLVGFWESGEYDYVVLTTSGVKHYSFDGTQMRENTVLNVSGVSNPLAVAARGIYPDVLVADSTGLKHYSFTGSGMAYNPALSVAGLTGVLAVGAAGQSEVAALVGAQVQHFSFTGSNMARNTVLEPSVALSNPIDVALASGGYDTVVLEPNRVRWFSFSGSGMVENPALTVTGLINPVAFAVADPQNGYDVAIVDGTQVKHYSFDGTTLRYNAALSVTSGLTNPRAVAIRPGSYDRIIVDGNQVKYYQWNGSSLVYNSSLSVTVSDILQNAGYRSPAVAVSKAFDPGYNVTHVRVRAAHELPNNTSVTWSVTADGTNWVKRWRVRGTASGTVLEVSPDNGNTWNQIGTANDALPSVDNKQLWVLVSPGRAVKWKAELVTSDTNVTPKIATNPRGGVAVRLDTDSAPNPPVPQSYGTCFTTTTPTLSWTFSDPDPGDSQSAYQVQIFRASDMALVLDSGKVASSSNQYTVPTSTAPDVPGPLWASGAYLFKYRIKVWDQAGVESPWSNWADFCVNAFERPRVAQIVSPPAGQVSPDPKNPATHFVITQGMTANQLPKVKAGAKVVLLVDSVGPLNSVSWAFPYTGPQGNKTATVNIPAKLPDGMSNPMYPSGNAVNRWAVEFWTDPSLAVCPSGTVVRMQLSGNGAAGAAQLNAPPYAEGVVVTQGSIYEDWFVVLQGRDTS
- a CDS encoding HD-GYP domain-containing protein, yielding MRALILHRPGLPGWLAEMLKYQGPNRLAMQMLAWHETLYYHAIATAVCAEAVGRALGLQEKELEWLTQAAFFHDCGKITWPSALVSKACLSDDDRKLVNAHPIAGEYYLREYWPDVPDPVCRVVREHHERPDGSGYPNGLRNGETHPLSVIVAAVEVFTALLEHRPYRDRSFTKSEALAELEKQGFSGEVVRVLAGISKVAVGKAVGK